From the Pedobacter cryoconitis genome, one window contains:
- a CDS encoding IMP dehydrogenase produces MAKYLKETSRTFSEFLLIPGLTSFDCVPDNVSLKTSLVKYRKGEKSTIELNIPFVSAIMQSVSDDQMAIALAKNGGLSFVFGSQTIQKQVEMIEKVKQHKSGFVVSTANLIAENTLKDVIALKAKTGHSTIAITENGTADGKLIGIVTGRDYRVGTDGMDKKVKEFMTPFSDLITAKIGITLSEANSIIWEHKLNSLPVVDENDNLRFFVFRKDYDNHKDNPLELSDETKKLIVGAGINTRDYKDRVPALVNAGVDVLCIDSSDGYSEWQKATLEYIKAEYGDRVKVGAGNVVDKEGFLYLVEAGADFVKVGVGGGSICITRETKGIGRGQATALIEIAEARDQYFEETGIYIPICSDGGIAQDYHMAIALAMGADFIMMGRYFARFDESPTHKVLVNGNYMKEYWGEGSNRARNWERYDMGGSTGLKFEEGVDSYVPYAGSLKDNLDVTVGKIKSTMCSCGFTSIAKFKQDAKLTLVSSVSIVEGGAHDVLVRE; encoded by the coding sequence ATGGCAAAATACTTAAAAGAAACCTCGAGAACTTTCAGTGAATTTCTCTTAATACCAGGACTAACATCTTTTGATTGCGTACCTGATAATGTATCCTTAAAAACCTCACTGGTTAAATACCGGAAAGGTGAAAAATCAACAATAGAACTCAATATACCTTTCGTATCTGCTATTATGCAATCAGTTTCTGATGATCAGATGGCTATTGCGCTGGCGAAAAATGGCGGTTTATCATTTGTTTTTGGATCTCAAACTATCCAGAAGCAGGTAGAAATGATCGAAAAGGTTAAACAACATAAATCTGGCTTTGTAGTTAGCACGGCTAATCTGATCGCAGAAAACACATTGAAGGACGTTATTGCCTTAAAAGCGAAAACAGGTCATTCCACAATTGCTATAACTGAAAATGGTACTGCTGACGGTAAATTGATCGGTATTGTTACTGGTAGAGATTATAGAGTAGGTACAGATGGAATGGACAAGAAAGTCAAAGAATTCATGACTCCTTTCTCTGATTTGATTACTGCAAAGATCGGAATTACCCTAAGCGAAGCCAACAGCATCATCTGGGAACATAAATTAAACAGTCTGCCTGTCGTTGATGAAAATGATAATCTTAGATTTTTTGTTTTCAGAAAAGATTATGATAATCACAAAGACAATCCTTTAGAACTATCTGACGAGACTAAAAAACTAATTGTAGGTGCTGGTATTAACACAAGAGATTATAAAGACAGAGTTCCTGCACTGGTTAATGCCGGAGTAGACGTCTTATGTATTGACTCTTCTGATGGATATTCTGAATGGCAAAAAGCAACATTGGAATATATTAAAGCAGAATATGGTGACCGCGTTAAAGTTGGTGCCGGAAATGTGGTTGACAAAGAAGGATTTTTATATCTAGTTGAAGCAGGTGCTGATTTTGTGAAAGTTGGCGTTGGAGGTGGATCAATCTGTATCACCAGGGAAACAAAAGGGATAGGCAGAGGACAGGCAACGGCTTTAATTGAAATTGCTGAAGCAAGAGATCAATATTTCGAAGAAACAGGCATCTATATTCCAATTTGTTCGGACGGTGGAATAGCTCAGGATTACCATATGGCAATTGCACTGGCTATGGGAGCGGATTTTATTATGATGGGTAGATATTTTGCAAGGTTTGATGAAAGCCCTACCCATAAAGTATTGGTTAATGGTAATTACATGAAAGAGTACTGGGGTGAAGGCTCTAACCGCGCCAGAAACTGGGAACGTTATGATATGGGCGGTTCTACTGGATTAAAATTTGAAGAAGGTGTAGATAGTTATGTTCCTTACGCCGGATCTTTAAAAGATAATTTGGACGTTACAGTCGGAAAAATTAAATCAACGATGTGCAGTTGCGGTTTTACATCCATTGCGAAGTTTAAACAAGATGCGAAACTTACTTTAGTTTCTTCTGTGAGCATCGTAGAAGGTGGAGCGCATGACGTACTGGTGAGAGAATAA
- a CDS encoding DUF2185 domain-containing protein, whose amino-acid sequence MPSWRLENTNEIREEAPYTFYRPSDDIIDKLKPGETTVKLIFSFESDEPEDPSAERMWVIMDSVDEDGNYSGTLDNAPFHIKDLSEGDSIVFRREHIIQYDTLEELIVEDPLAEVIQKFTKKCFVSNHIMNEGYLVGRLYREEIDDEDYSGWTMMSDYETQEYVDDVTNLQYISIGKVLNLDDSFIHLLDEPIGSEFSKDDETGSYLPVV is encoded by the coding sequence ATGCCTAGTTGGAGATTAGAGAACACTAATGAAATTCGAGAGGAAGCGCCATATACCTTCTATAGGCCATCTGACGATATTATTGATAAGTTAAAGCCTGGAGAAACAACAGTGAAACTAATCTTTTCTTTTGAATCTGATGAACCCGAAGACCCAAGTGCGGAAAGAATGTGGGTTATTATGGATTCAGTTGATGAAGATGGTAATTATTCAGGTACTTTAGATAACGCTCCGTTTCATATTAAAGATTTAAGTGAAGGAGATTCCATTGTATTCAGGAGAGAGCATATTATTCAATATGACACGCTGGAAGAATTAATTGTTGAAGATCCTTTAGCTGAGGTGATTCAAAAATTCACAAAAAAATGCTTTGTTTCCAACCATATCATGAATGAAGGGTATCTTGTCGGAAGATTATACCGGGAAGAAATTGATGATGAAGATTATTCTGGTTGGACAATGATGAGCGATTATGAGACGCAAGAATACGTTGACGATGTTACAAATTTACAATACATCTCAATTGGAAAGGTGTTAAACCTTGATGATAGCTTTATTCATCTTCTTGATGAGCCAATAGGTTCAGAGTTTTCAAAAGATGATGAAACCGGTAGTTACCTTCCAGTCGTGTAA
- a CDS encoding DUF5712 family protein, translating into MFINITASETGNNKGSSGALVNYLEKENRLQAEKGRVLGHENWFNGMGNEISRQEVRMKIDRNIAKLGRNDSKFFLINVSPSQKELAHLYQTYGEHGAKEKLKEFAVKVMDEYARNFKRPGINSHKDLLWYAKHENFRYYKHDDKEVKQGTRQKGERKEGRQDHIQIIVSRKDLTNTIKLSPQNTSKGKNKEHSAKLGEFDRTAFKQSGEKLFDTMFDFDRGLKDTLTYANTMKNGTTEQKAQMKILDGIPNQQAERSQILKDISMEVAEGLFGSIGEMTSPTGKFAVDLWSILMEPIYVAPESAPIPKRKKKKRGKDQSEDQNQGMRY; encoded by the coding sequence ATGTTCATCAACATCACCGCATCGGAAACAGGAAATAACAAAGGCAGCAGCGGGGCACTGGTCAACTACCTGGAAAAAGAGAACCGTTTACAGGCCGAAAAAGGCCGGGTTCTAGGTCATGAAAACTGGTTTAACGGTATGGGCAACGAAATCAGCAGGCAGGAAGTCAGAATGAAGATTGACCGCAACATTGCCAAACTTGGCCGTAACGACAGTAAGTTTTTCCTGATCAACGTTAGTCCCAGTCAAAAGGAACTGGCACACCTTTACCAGACCTACGGTGAGCATGGCGCAAAGGAAAAGCTGAAAGAATTTGCCGTTAAGGTGATGGACGAGTACGCCAGAAACTTTAAAAGACCAGGAATCAATAGCCATAAAGACCTGCTATGGTACGCCAAACATGAAAACTTTCGCTATTATAAACATGACGACAAGGAAGTTAAACAAGGAACCCGGCAAAAGGGGGAACGCAAAGAGGGACGGCAGGATCACATTCAGATCATTGTGAGCCGTAAAGACCTCACCAATACGATTAAGCTTAGCCCACAGAATACCTCTAAGGGAAAGAACAAGGAGCATTCCGCTAAACTGGGTGAGTTTGACCGAACTGCGTTTAAACAATCCGGCGAAAAGCTTTTTGATACGATGTTTGATTTTGACAGGGGGCTGAAAGATACTTTAACCTATGCCAATACCATGAAAAATGGAACAACCGAACAAAAGGCACAGATGAAGATTTTGGACGGCATTCCAAACCAGCAAGCTGAACGCTCTCAAATACTGAAAGACATCAGCATGGAGGTGGCAGAAGGATTGTTTGGAAGTATTGGGGAAATGACCAGCCCGACAGGGAAATTCGCTGTTGATTTGTGGAGCATTTTGATGGAGCCCATATATGTAGCGCCCGAATCAGCTCCTATACCAAAAAGGAAAAAGAAGAAAAGAGGTAAAGATCAAAGTGAAGATCAAAATCAGGGCATGCGATACTAA
- a CDS encoding helix-turn-helix domain-containing protein, producing the protein MKMDIITMEDLKEFKTDFLKEMKEIIGQGNQQETTAWLRSAAVRKMLNISPGTLQTLRINGTLPYRKIGGTMFYSKAEIEKLLKGE; encoded by the coding sequence ATGAAAATGGACATTATCACTATGGAAGATTTAAAGGAGTTTAAGACGGACTTTTTAAAGGAAATGAAGGAGATCATCGGACAGGGGAATCAGCAGGAAACTACCGCCTGGCTAAGAAGCGCAGCGGTTAGAAAGATGCTAAATATATCGCCCGGAACTTTACAGACCCTTCGCATCAACGGTACTTTACCGTACCGAAAGATCGGTGGCACTATGTTCTATAGCAAAGCAGAAATTGAAAAATTATTAAAAGGCGAATAA
- a CDS encoding ATP-dependent RecD-like DNA helicase, translated as MSNGGPSNSIFDKILSFIEYTNQSIFLTGKAGTGKTTLLKRIKEESSKKMVVVAPTGVAAMNAKGTTINSFFQLPAGSFFPGEIGLEDLQLGITSIDSMVNDLSYNREKTALFNELELLIIDEISMVRCDLMDMIDAILRSVRKNNIPFGGVQLLLIGDLYQLPPVTKREEWAFLSRAYASPYFFEGYVIRRNPLLQIELTTVFRQTEPEFVNILNSIRNNQITEADLALLNKRYDPDFLATDELSPIIITSHNAEANTVNKAKLDELPGEEYTFTAETSGEFRDAGLQAEQTLKLKEGAQVMFIKNDTGDNRKFYNGKIGKIKSVKDGEIYISFPHEDDLLLEKTSWQSFEYKTDTEEVIVQQQVGEFSQYPIKLAWAVTIHKSQGLTFDHAIIDAGKSFIAGQVYVALSRVRTLNGLILKSKISTESLRSNTEVINYMKSVQDDELDDLLVSGQEGFILQLVLNHFSLNKLLSELETVTSRPEIVRSNIPEYAVLFSQLRKSIKSLIVLADRFQVQVTNLHKQTGFNDLPALQERIESAATYFKKEINLQVLNPVNKNIRIKPKNKVQQELQHLFQKYRPVVEHRISLLQLAPGLLKEPIKVENYVSWITEHHARASVKTKTSSGNQQSTTLQLF; from the coding sequence ATGAGTAACGGCGGGCCTTCTAATTCAATTTTCGACAAGATATTATCATTTATTGAGTACACTAATCAAAGTATTTTTCTAACCGGAAAGGCAGGAACCGGAAAAACTACACTCCTGAAAAGAATAAAAGAGGAGAGTTCAAAAAAAATGGTAGTGGTTGCCCCTACTGGTGTGGCTGCGATGAACGCTAAAGGCACGACAATCAATTCTTTTTTCCAATTACCTGCCGGTTCTTTTTTCCCGGGAGAAATTGGTTTGGAAGATTTACAATTGGGCATTACCTCCATTGACTCTATGGTCAATGATTTAAGTTACAATAGAGAAAAGACAGCGCTGTTCAATGAGTTAGAATTATTGATCATCGATGAGATTTCTATGGTTCGCTGTGATTTAATGGACATGATTGACGCTATCCTCCGTTCAGTGAGAAAAAACAATATTCCTTTTGGGGGTGTACAATTGTTGCTTATAGGTGATCTTTACCAGTTACCTCCGGTTACTAAAAGAGAGGAATGGGCATTTCTGAGCAGAGCTTATGCTTCTCCTTATTTTTTCGAGGGATATGTGATCCGTAGAAATCCGTTGTTACAGATAGAATTAACCACAGTATTTCGCCAAACAGAACCGGAATTCGTTAATATTCTAAATAGTATCAGAAATAATCAGATTACTGAGGCTGATTTAGCTTTGTTAAATAAAAGATATGATCCGGATTTTCTTGCGACGGATGAATTGAGCCCGATTATTATCACTTCACATAATGCAGAAGCGAATACTGTTAATAAGGCGAAATTAGACGAGCTTCCTGGTGAGGAGTATACTTTTACTGCTGAGACTAGTGGTGAGTTCAGAGATGCTGGTTTACAGGCAGAACAGACGCTGAAGTTAAAGGAAGGTGCACAGGTAATGTTCATTAAGAATGATACCGGGGATAACAGAAAATTTTACAATGGAAAGATTGGAAAGATCAAGTCTGTTAAAGATGGGGAAATTTACATTTCCTTTCCGCATGAAGATGATCTGTTACTAGAGAAGACTTCGTGGCAATCTTTTGAATATAAAACAGATACTGAAGAAGTTATTGTACAGCAGCAGGTTGGGGAATTTTCTCAGTATCCGATTAAACTGGCATGGGCAGTAACGATACATAAAAGTCAGGGTTTAACTTTTGACCATGCTATAATTGACGCGGGAAAATCATTTATAGCTGGCCAGGTTTATGTGGCTTTGAGTCGTGTGAGAACGCTTAATGGGTTGATTTTGAAATCGAAGATCAGCACGGAAAGTTTAAGGTCAAATACAGAGGTAATTAATTATATGAAATCTGTGCAGGATGATGAGCTGGATGATCTTCTGGTGAGCGGACAGGAAGGGTTTATCCTTCAACTGGTACTGAACCACTTTTCATTGAATAAGTTGCTGAGTGAGCTGGAAACGGTTACTTCGAGACCAGAAATTGTCAGATCAAATATCCCGGAATATGCAGTATTGTTTTCTCAATTGAGGAAATCAATTAAAAGTTTGATTGTTTTAGCTGATCGCTTCCAGGTTCAGGTGACTAATCTGCATAAACAAACTGGTTTTAACGATTTGCCGGCATTACAGGAAAGAATTGAATCGGCAGCAACGTATTTTAAAAAGGAGATTAATTTACAGGTTTTAAATCCTGTGAATAAAAATATCAGGATTAAGCCGAAAAACAAGGTTCAACAGGAGCTGCAACATCTTTTTCAGAAGTACAGACCGGTAGTTGAGCATCGGATTTCTTTGTTGCAGTTAGCACCAGGTTTGCTAAAAGAGCCAATTAAGGTTGAAAACTATGTTTCCTGGATTACGGAACATCATGCAAGAGCCAGTGTGAAGACAAAAACATCATCTGGAAATCAGCAGTCTACAACATTACAGTTATTTTAA
- a CDS encoding site-specific integrase, producing MKTNFNLLFYLKKPKNYVKGAIPIYLRITVDGKPAELSTSRECEPELWNAKAGHIEGTKEEAKTLNSYLDKMKAGVTASHTQLCKEDAEITSQVIKSKYLGKAEKMHTICEAIKIHNKNMAELVEKEDYAEGTLKRFEILERHVKDYLSFKYQKSDLNIRSIDYEFIDGFDFYLHTSKDNGANTASKHLKNLGKIVRICLKNKWISSDPFLGYKLTSKPVLRNYLTLDELQRIADKNFTTERLSQVRDFFLFSCYTGLSYADVKKLKLSDIRIGIDGQNWLFSYRKKTGTQLAVPLLPVALDILNRYKNYPFCINYDRALPISSNQKMNEYLVEIADLSDVYQTLGNRIAKRTFATTVTLLNGVPIESVSKMMGHTNIRTTQLYAKMMDEKVSKDMAPLMAMFTTSFEAGIKMMEAKETAESPNLTLVPEQYYKAI from the coding sequence ATGAAAACGAATTTCAATCTGCTTTTCTATTTGAAGAAACCAAAAAACTATGTTAAAGGGGCTATCCCAATCTATTTAAGGATTACCGTAGACGGAAAACCTGCGGAACTATCAACTAGCAGAGAATGTGAACCCGAATTGTGGAATGCCAAAGCTGGACACATTGAAGGTACTAAAGAAGAGGCCAAAACCCTGAACAGCTATCTGGACAAGATGAAAGCCGGGGTTACTGCTTCTCATACACAGTTATGTAAGGAAGATGCAGAAATTACTTCTCAGGTGATTAAAAGCAAGTATCTCGGTAAAGCAGAAAAAATGCATACCATTTGCGAGGCTATCAAAATCCACAACAAAAACATGGCGGAATTGGTGGAAAAGGAAGACTATGCCGAAGGAACGCTAAAAAGATTTGAAATACTGGAAAGGCATGTTAAAGATTATTTATCCTTTAAATACCAGAAAAGTGATCTAAACATCAGGAGTATTGATTACGAGTTCATAGATGGCTTTGATTTCTACCTCCATACCTCAAAGGATAACGGGGCAAACACTGCAAGTAAGCATCTTAAAAATCTTGGTAAAATTGTACGTATCTGCCTAAAAAATAAATGGATTAGTAGTGACCCCTTCTTAGGATATAAGTTGACATCAAAACCCGTACTTCGGAATTACTTAACCCTGGATGAACTTCAAAGGATTGCAGATAAAAATTTCACTACTGAAAGACTTTCACAGGTACGGGACTTTTTCTTGTTTAGCTGTTATACAGGGCTGTCATATGCCGATGTGAAAAAGCTAAAACTATCAGATATACGTATCGGAATTGATGGGCAAAATTGGCTATTTAGTTATAGAAAAAAGACGGGTACACAGTTAGCTGTTCCCCTGCTGCCAGTTGCACTGGATATTTTGAACAGATACAAAAACTATCCATTTTGTATCAACTATGACAGGGCTTTGCCAATTTCCAGTAACCAGAAGATGAACGAGTATCTGGTAGAAATAGCCGACCTTTCAGACGTTTACCAAACATTGGGGAACCGGATTGCAAAGCGCACCTTTGCAACTACTGTAACCCTGTTGAACGGTGTGCCTATTGAAAGCGTTTCTAAAATGATGGGACATACTAATATACGTACTACCCAGCTTTACGCTAAAATGATGGATGAAAAGGTAAGTAAAGACATGGCACCATTGATGGCAATGTTCACAACAAGCTTTGAAGCAGGTATAAAAATGATGGAAGCAAAAGAAACAGCGGAATCACCGAATTTGACCTTAGTGCCGGAGCAGTATTACAAAGCAATTTAA
- a CDS encoding phosphatase PAP2 family protein, giving the protein MPPKRRLNLKFLFLSLFIITTVTVNAQYTDSLLLNQPVNNFWKRDVVKKTTVPLILFSATAFAWSHRETVREVRNRFIPDFHYRYDDYLQYAPAAAVVALNAFNVKGKHTPKRTLISYAFSMGIMGAMVNGIKSTSKIERPDGSSNNSFPSGHTATAFMNATMLDKEYGQYGYPLIGITGYAMATATALGRGLNNRHWITDVLAGAGVGIISTELGYFVTDQIMKNRGMNAPVKNNPVPISNNPSFVELHVGYAIATSKKLTGTAHDNIFNKDGFNMGMEGAWFLHKNIGIGGEFAFTSFPLNSAHASLDPDILEISNGLYTQALGVKYLNIGPYFSLPLANNWFITAKINAGISSGSNGNFILDIKPEYQEEFGTAELPYARYQPKTAASWSVGVGIQKRIGRNTAIKAYTSYFGSTHKFDIDLLNDTDNDGHLSYHRLPENVGKTKYNNITFGLGITAFIW; this is encoded by the coding sequence ATGCCGCCTAAACGACGACTCAATCTCAAATTCCTGTTCCTCTCTTTATTCATCATTACTACAGTAACAGTAAATGCTCAATACACTGATAGCCTTTTATTAAACCAGCCAGTTAATAATTTCTGGAAAAGAGATGTTGTAAAAAAAACAACCGTTCCACTGATTTTATTTAGCGCTACTGCCTTTGCCTGGTCTCATCGCGAAACAGTCAGAGAAGTCAGAAACAGGTTTATTCCCGATTTCCATTACAGATATGATGATTATCTGCAATACGCACCAGCAGCAGCCGTGGTAGCTTTAAACGCTTTTAATGTTAAAGGAAAACATACGCCAAAACGAACCTTGATCTCTTATGCTTTTTCTATGGGAATTATGGGCGCAATGGTCAATGGGATTAAATCTACCAGTAAAATAGAACGGCCTGACGGGAGTTCAAATAATTCCTTTCCTTCAGGACATACGGCCACAGCTTTTATGAATGCAACTATGCTGGATAAGGAATATGGGCAATATGGATATCCTTTAATTGGTATCACCGGTTATGCAATGGCCACAGCAACCGCACTTGGCCGTGGTTTGAATAACAGACATTGGATCACAGATGTACTTGCAGGAGCTGGCGTAGGTATTATTTCTACAGAACTGGGTTATTTTGTAACTGACCAGATTATGAAAAACAGAGGCATGAATGCTCCCGTAAAAAACAACCCTGTCCCAATCAGCAATAATCCTAGTTTTGTAGAGCTACATGTGGGTTATGCAATTGCGACCAGTAAGAAACTCACAGGAACAGCACACGACAATATTTTCAATAAAGATGGTTTCAATATGGGTATGGAAGGTGCCTGGTTTCTCCATAAAAACATTGGTATCGGAGGGGAATTTGCATTTACCAGCTTCCCTTTGAACTCAGCCCATGCCAGTCTTGACCCTGATATTTTAGAAATCAGTAATGGTTTATATACGCAGGCCCTTGGTGTCAAATATTTGAATATTGGCCCCTATTTCAGTTTGCCTTTAGCGAATAACTGGTTCATCACTGCTAAAATAAATGCAGGGATCTCTTCCGGAAGTAACGGGAATTTTATCCTGGATATCAAACCAGAATATCAGGAAGAATTTGGAACAGCAGAATTACCCTATGCACGATATCAGCCAAAAACAGCAGCCAGCTGGTCTGTTGGCGTAGGTATCCAGAAACGCATTGGCAGGAATACTGCAATTAAAGCGTATACCAGTTATTTCGGATCTACCCACAAGTTTGACATAGATTTGCTGAATGATACAGATAACGATGGGCATTTGAGTTATCACCGTCTTCCGGAAAATGTTGGAAAAACCAAGTATAACAACATTACTTTTGGACTTGGAATTACTGCGTTTATCTGGTAA
- a CDS encoding BfmA/BtgA family mobilization protein — protein MEDMNTKSVRYPVATDQKLEKIALKLGRTKKLVVVQMVDYFYRSKKDPLDLGDELLKKELVSGNSRIIAFFKTQESDFLLPILTASGILTAIAKQHSIYFKAISAYLAEEAKKTVQLSSHVNAINKGIARIQAQMDEKALLKVRFKKIIEHYITQRESLGWPVSSVKKEELQTNLWRSLENL, from the coding sequence ATGGAAGACATGAATACAAAATCGGTGCGCTACCCTGTAGCCACCGATCAAAAACTCGAAAAGATCGCTTTAAAATTAGGCAGGACAAAAAAGCTGGTAGTGGTACAGATGGTAGATTATTTCTATCGGAGTAAGAAAGACCCCCTAGACCTGGGTGATGAACTACTCAAAAAGGAACTGGTTAGCGGAAACAGCAGGATTATTGCTTTCTTTAAGACCCAGGAAAGTGATTTCCTGCTTCCCATCCTTACCGCCAGTGGAATATTGACCGCTATAGCAAAACAACACAGCATCTATTTTAAAGCTATTTCTGCGTATCTGGCCGAAGAGGCAAAAAAGACTGTTCAGCTCTCCTCACATGTTAATGCGATCAATAAAGGCATCGCAAGAATACAAGCCCAAATGGATGAAAAAGCTTTGTTAAAAGTACGGTTTAAAAAGATCATCGAACATTACATCACGCAAAGGGAATCATTAGGCTGGCCTGTATCCAGCGTCAAAAAGGAAGAACTGCAAACCAATTTATGGCGTTCACTTGAAAACTTATAA
- a CDS encoding HEPN domain-containing protein — MEMHILSAADQQANYFKTFVKSLVEKFQPLQLFCFAKTNLLSETTGCFRDQENTHHCNYCLLMVTETSVRIDHEVQEFTNVRYRKGNVSIICHGQESILEAIKANNRFFMTVYTSGKLLYCHDGMSHFDFTGKFIPTQSANKAQKHFNHRMPLAEGFLHGAGECLAKKDFNISAFMLHQVVEQCCILLIRVHLAYRSEVHNLLRMLRLCGSFSDKPIKTFLSGNREDERLFDLLMKSYSGSRYGTGFSVSGDDAQSLFDRTSFFVSLVKDMCRAKIEELEHGGLLYKELKGESEVTID, encoded by the coding sequence ATGGAAATGCACATCCTTTCAGCAGCAGATCAACAGGCAAACTATTTTAAAACGTTCGTCAAGTCCCTGGTTGAGAAATTTCAACCCTTACAGCTTTTCTGCTTTGCCAAAACCAATCTATTATCGGAAACCACTGGCTGTTTCCGGGATCAGGAGAATACTCATCATTGCAACTATTGTCTGTTAATGGTGACAGAAACCAGTGTCCGAATTGATCATGAGGTACAGGAGTTTACGAATGTACGCTACCGAAAAGGTAATGTTTCTATTATCTGTCATGGTCAGGAGTCCATTTTAGAGGCGATTAAAGCGAATAACAGATTTTTTATGACTGTTTATACTTCCGGAAAGCTTCTGTATTGTCACGATGGTATGAGCCACTTTGATTTTACCGGGAAATTTATCCCTACGCAATCAGCAAATAAGGCGCAGAAACATTTTAACCACCGTATGCCATTGGCGGAAGGTTTTTTACATGGTGCGGGAGAGTGCCTTGCCAAGAAGGATTTTAATATTTCTGCTTTCATGCTTCACCAGGTTGTAGAGCAATGTTGTATCCTCCTAATCCGGGTACATCTTGCTTACCGTTCAGAGGTACATAATCTACTTCGTATGCTACGGTTATGCGGTTCTTTTTCTGACAAACCCATTAAAACGTTTTTATCCGGTAACCGGGAAGATGAAAGGCTTTTTGACCTGCTGATGAAAAGCTATTCCGGTTCCCGTTATGGAACAGGTTTCTCTGTTTCGGGAGACGATGCCCAAAGCCTGTTTGATCGTACTTCATTTTTCGTAAGCCTAGTTAAAGATATGTGCAGGGCAAAAATTGAAGAGCTGGAACATGGAGGTCTCTTGTATAAAGAATTGAAAGGAGAAAGTGAGGTAACAATTGATTAA
- a CDS encoding M57 family metalloprotease, translating into MKNLFKNIALIALFPILITSCSKKNEMPSNQDQGAKQTDKVLAYIKNLGFTDAQIVENGARYIVDGDIVFDKNMQVPDDNGKPKTEQYYNGYLVTNSSNIRVKVDASITSMAAEINGAIQQWNTVPNSKIKFVIVTDNNYDILIKVDNTIGGTTCGQAYLSTSNGKAGNTVWINQELIKNNSFAQRQRTIAHEFGHTISIKHTNQSTSIDVPGVGGTDALSLMNGGQCGSGATVLSAKDKQATAVLYPL; encoded by the coding sequence ATGAAAAACTTATTTAAAAACATCGCGCTGATTGCGCTATTTCCGATTTTAATTACCTCATGTTCGAAGAAAAATGAGATGCCTTCAAATCAGGACCAGGGTGCTAAGCAAACAGATAAAGTTCTTGCTTACATCAAAAATCTTGGATTTACAGACGCACAAATAGTCGAAAATGGAGCTCGATACATTGTTGACGGAGATATCGTATTTGATAAAAATATGCAGGTTCCTGACGATAACGGGAAGCCAAAAACTGAACAGTATTACAATGGTTACCTGGTAACGAATAGTTCCAATATCCGCGTCAAAGTTGATGCTTCTATCACAAGTATGGCTGCGGAAATTAATGGAGCAATTCAGCAGTGGAATACAGTGCCTAACTCGAAAATTAAATTCGTCATCGTAACAGATAATAATTATGATATTTTGATAAAAGTAGACAATACAATCGGAGGTACTACATGTGGACAGGCATATCTGTCTACCTCTAACGGTAAAGCAGGTAATACAGTCTGGATTAACCAGGAGCTGATCAAAAATAATTCTTTTGCACAGCGTCAAAGAACTATTGCACATGAATTCGGACATACCATTTCTATTAAGCATACTAACCAGTCTACTTCGATAGATGTCCCAGGAGTTGGTGGAACTGATGCGCTATCCTTAATGAATGGCGGACAATGTGGAAGCGGAGCTACTGTTTTATCGGCGAAAGATAAACAGGCAACTGCGGTATTATATCCTTTATAA